From Waddliaceae bacterium, a single genomic window includes:
- a CDS encoding ATP-binding protein, producing MKKIGILGTHGTGKTTLSYALAVFYKNKGLNTKIVNETARSCPFPLDAEMSPEAGLWIYHSHITKELEAQARNFDICICDRTAIDSFLYLHVQSAETPMTYAVEKNAISWLETYDLLVHLVPDKEYEKTNTLFSGEEQAFRQRTQDMFSAYLADLPAEIQMKILTITSAEIFEQLSLPTAVHKIDAGCYHHAFTTV from the coding sequence ATGAAGAAAATCGGAATATTAGGAACCCACGGAACTGGAAAGACAACGCTAAGCTATGCCCTAGCGGTGTTCTACAAAAATAAAGGCCTTAACACCAAGATCGTCAACGAGACAGCAAGGTCTTGTCCATTCCCCCTCGACGCCGAGATGTCGCCAGAAGCCGGGCTATGGATATACCATTCGCATATCACCAAAGAACTAGAAGCTCAGGCACGAAACTTCGACATATGCATCTGCGACAGGACAGCGATAGACTCTTTCTTATACCTACACGTACAGAGCGCCGAGACGCCGATGACATACGCCGTAGAGAAGAACGCCATAAGCTGGCTAGAAACCTACGACCTCCTAGTACACCTTGTCCCCGACAAAGAATACGAAAAGACAAACACCCTCTTCAGCGGAGAAGAACAAGCATTCCGGCAGCGCACACAAGATATGTTCTCGGCATACCTCGCAGACCTCCCCGCAGAGATACAGATGAAAATACTAACGATAACATCAGCAGAAATCTTCGAGCAACTGTCACTGCCAACAGCAGTACATAAAATCGACGCCGGATGCTACCACCACGCTTTCACTACAGTATAA
- a CDS encoding HIT domain-containing protein: MSKSNDDTVKHMWAPWRIEYILQEKPDYCVLCDTERSDEERFVLKRGEHAFVIMNFFPYNNGHLMVCPYEHTSDFTDIDATVKAEMTALIDESITVLKKVMNPDAFNIGMNLGKAAGAGIDDHLHWHIVPRWHGDTNFMPVTNHTRVLPEALKETWKKLKTEFDRL, from the coding sequence ATGTCGAAGTCTAATGACGACACCGTAAAGCATATGTGGGCACCCTGGAGGATAGAATATATCCTCCAGGAAAAGCCCGACTACTGCGTGTTATGCGACACCGAACGTTCCGACGAAGAACGCTTTGTCTTGAAACGCGGAGAGCATGCTTTCGTTATCATGAACTTCTTCCCATACAACAACGGGCACCTAATGGTATGTCCCTACGAGCATACCAGCGACTTTACCGACATCGACGCCACAGTAAAGGCCGAGATGACAGCACTCATCGACGAAAGTATCACCGTACTAAAGAAAGTCATGAACCCCGACGCTTTCAACATAGGGATGAACCTCGGCAAGGCCGCCGGAGCCGGCATCGACGACCATCTTCACTGGCATATCGTCCCACGATGGCATGGCGACACTAATTTCATGCCGGTGACTAACCACACACGCGTCCTCCCCGAAGCGCTAAAAGAAACATGGAAAAAACTAAAAACGGAGTTCGACAGGCTATGA
- a CDS encoding elongation factor G → MTLQTEKIRNVGLVGHGGAGKTSLGEAMLYSAGIINRMGTIEGGNTVSDYHSDEIERKMSIHASMLTFSHNDTAFTVIDMPGYADFAGDMKGGMRVCDFALIVVDGVEGLQIGTERSWKYANEYDLPRMFCVNGLDHESSDYDTRIENLRNRWGNHIVPLQFPVDQGLEFSSVVDIVMNKMLTYERGSKNAYTVSDIPEEHAEKAAKYRQDFIETVAESDEALMEKYFDAGELSDEDLVSGFYNSITNRDIFPVVCSASTANVGVIRILEILEKYGPRADFRGDIAGVDGATRELSTSAPTSALVFKTMGDQHLGELSFFRVYSGSLKAGSDLKNCTRGNNERLNQIFIMNGKERHDISELPAGAIAAAVKLKNAHTDDTLCDARNAIEYPKTVYPMPCITFAMEPKNKGAEDKFSKALGNMHAEDPTFSYRVDSETNQTLVFGMGELHIITIMDQIKERYNIDVALNKPKVPFRETIRGNSDSKFRHKKQSGGSGQFAEVWMRVAPQPSGEGINFTESLVGQNVDRGFVPSVEKGVNAICKEGVLAKCTVVDVKIDFYDGKMHPVDSNDMSFQLAGRGAFKEAFSKAQPYLLEPICTVEINTPDQFLGDVMGDISSRRGQVQGMDSDGHFQIVKAQIPQANLYKYSTALRSMTHGTAEHAEAFSHYAEMPRNIEQEVIGELHVEV, encoded by the coding sequence ATGACTTTACAAACGGAGAAGATAAGAAACGTTGGACTTGTAGGCCACGGTGGTGCTGGAAAGACATCCCTTGGCGAAGCTATGCTGTATTCTGCAGGAATTATAAACCGCATGGGAACTATAGAAGGCGGAAATACCGTCTCTGACTATCATTCTGACGAAATAGAACGTAAGATGAGCATCCACGCGTCGATGCTAACATTTTCCCATAACGACACTGCTTTTACCGTCATCGACATGCCGGGATATGCCGACTTCGCCGGCGATATGAAAGGTGGCATGCGCGTCTGTGACTTTGCCCTTATCGTCGTCGACGGCGTCGAAGGCCTACAGATCGGCACCGAACGTTCGTGGAAATACGCCAACGAGTATGATCTTCCTAGGATGTTTTGTGTCAACGGCCTCGACCATGAAAGCTCCGACTACGACACGCGCATCGAGAACCTCCGAAATCGCTGGGGAAACCATATTGTCCCTCTACAGTTCCCTGTCGACCAAGGCCTAGAATTTTCTTCTGTTGTCGACATCGTTATGAATAAGATGCTGACATATGAGCGCGGAAGCAAGAACGCCTATACTGTCTCTGACATCCCTGAAGAGCACGCCGAAAAAGCCGCTAAATACCGTCAGGATTTCATCGAGACAGTCGCCGAGTCCGACGAAGCTCTTATGGAGAAATACTTCGATGCAGGAGAGCTTTCCGACGAAGACCTAGTATCAGGATTTTACAACTCCATAACTAACAGGGACATCTTCCCAGTAGTATGTTCTGCTTCTACGGCGAATGTCGGCGTCATACGCATCCTCGAGATCCTAGAGAAATATGGCCCTCGTGCAGACTTCCGCGGTGATATCGCCGGCGTCGATGGCGCTACACGCGAACTCTCAACGTCGGCACCTACTAGCGCTTTAGTCTTCAAGACGATGGGCGACCAGCACCTCGGCGAGCTTTCGTTCTTCAGAGTGTATTCTGGGTCATTGAAAGCCGGCAGCGACCTCAAGAACTGCACGCGCGGCAACAACGAGCGATTAAACCAGATATTTATTATGAACGGTAAAGAGCGCCACGATATCAGCGAACTCCCTGCAGGAGCCATCGCCGCTGCCGTGAAGTTAAAAAACGCCCACACTGACGACACTCTTTGTGACGCTCGCAATGCCATAGAATACCCCAAGACGGTATATCCTATGCCTTGTATAACTTTTGCCATGGAGCCTAAGAACAAAGGCGCCGAAGATAAGTTCAGCAAAGCCTTAGGAAATATGCACGCCGAAGACCCTACTTTCTCGTATCGCGTCGATTCCGAGACAAACCAGACGCTAGTCTTTGGGATGGGAGAGCTTCATATCATTACCATTATGGACCAGATAAAAGAGCGGTATAATATCGATGTCGCCCTAAACAAGCCTAAGGTGCCATTCCGTGAGACGATTAGAGGGAACAGCGATTCTAAGTTCCGCCACAAGAAACAAAGTGGCGGATCAGGACAATTTGCAGAAGTCTGGATGCGTGTAGCGCCACAGCCTAGTGGCGAAGGGATAAACTTCACCGAGAGCCTTGTCGGGCAGAACGTCGACAGGGGCTTCGTCCCTTCTGTAGAGAAAGGCGTCAATGCTATCTGTAAAGAAGGCGTCCTAGCAAAATGTACCGTCGTCGACGTTAAGATCGACTTCTACGATGGTAAGATGCATCCCGTCGACTCCAACGATATGTCGTTCCAACTTGCCGGCCGCGGAGCTTTCAAAGAGGCCTTCAGCAAAGCACAGCCGTATCTCTTAGAGCCTATCTGCACCGTAGAGATAAACACCCCAGATCAGTTCCTCGGAGATGTTATGGGTGATATATCATCACGACGCGGGCAAGTGCAAGGGATGGATTCCGACGGACACTTCCAGATCGTCAAAGCACAGATCCCACAAGCTAACCTATATAAATATTCTACAGCGCTGCGTTCTATGACGCACGGCACCGCAGAGCATGCCGAAGCATTCTCTCATTATGCCGAGATGCCAAGGAATATCGAACAAGAAGTCATCGGAGAGCTACATGTCGAAGTCTAA